The nucleotide window TCTTGTGAGTTCCCCCATTTAAAATCAACCCCTTTCTTTGTCAATTCATTCAAAGGAGCAGCGATGGTACTAAAATCTCTCACAAATCTCCTATAAAAATCAGCAAGGCCATGAAAACTTCTTACTTGACTTACATTCATAGGAGTTGGCCAATCCTTGATGGCTTTCACCTTTGATTCATCTACTTCTATGCCCTTTCCTGATACAACAAAGCCAAGAAACACAACATGGTCTGTGCAAAAACTGCACTTCTCAAGATTAGCAAATAATTTCTCCTTTCTAAGCTCATCCAAGACTTGCCGAATGTGTTTCATATGCTCTCCAACagacttgctgtaaattagaatatcatcaaagtagacaacaataaattttccaatgaaagctCGCAGGACatggttcattaatctcatgaaagtactaggggcattagtcaaaccaaaaggcataactaaccattcatacagcccaaatttagttttaaatgcagttttccattcatctcccgctttcattctaatttgatggtaaccacttctcaagtcaattttagtaaatattatggaaccactcaattcatcaagcaaatcatctaaccgtggaataggatgacgatagcgAACAGTGATATTATTTATAGCTCtacagtcaacacacatcctccaagaaccatcctttttaggcactaatatcacaggaacagcacaaggacttaaGCTTTCACGAACAAAACCTTTATCAAGAAGTTCTTGTACTTGCCTTTGTATTTCTTTTGTTTCTTTAGGATTGGTGCGGTATGGTGGACGGTTAGGGAGTGCAGCCCCTGGAATGAGATCAATTTGATGTTCAATTCCACGAATGGGAGGTAGTCCTACCAGTGTTTCTTTTGGAAAATGTCTTCATAGTCCTGCAAAAGATGAGACACAACACTAGGAAGAGAGGTGATATCATTAGGTGAAATTAAAATGTCTTTGCACATAAGTACAAAGAGCACTTGATCTGGGTTATTCCTCACTTCTCTCAGCTCAGATTTTGTGGCTAGCATAACTAGATgctctccctctcctttctttttATCTCTCAAATTTGGCTTGTGGCACTCACTCACCGAATTATGGATGGCACTCAATTTCTTTTGCTCTTCTGTTCCTTCACTTGCCGGACTAATTTTAGTTTGCTTTTGTAAGTGCTCAGCCATGATTTGTTGAGGCATCATAGGCTTGAGTACAAACTTCTTTCCTTTCAAATCTAGTGTGTACTGATTTGTTCTCCCACAACGCTGAGTATATCGATCATATTGCCAAGGTCTTCCAAGCAGCAAGTGGCACACAGACATCGGTGCCACATCACACTCTACTATGTCAACATATTCACCAATTTTGAATGGAACCTTTACTCTATATCCAATCTTAATATCTCCTGAATCATTCAACCATTGGACATGATATGGATGAGGGTGCCGCTGTAGTTTCAAACCAAGCTTATCAACCATCTCACGACTAGCAATATTATGGCAGCTCCCGCCATCAATGATCACCTTGACTACCTTATCTTGCACTTTAGCTCTGGTTTGAAAAAGATTATGTCGCTGTCCATTTTCAGCTTCCTTCATTTGAACGCTCAAAATTTGAGCCACCACAAGAGCAGCACCTTGCTCAAATTCACATCTAGTATGTTCCTCATCTTcatgagcctcatcatcatactCTTCCTCAACTTCCTCTTGACTAGCTGATTCATATTCTCCATTGTCTTTCACAATGATCACACGATTATTCGGACACTCCTTGATGACGTGCCCACGacctccacacttgaagcattgaATCCCACTACTCTTGGCTGTAGAACCCACTGAAGTAGTGGTGGATGCTGATGGTTTAGAGCTCATGCCTTGGGCAGCAGTGTTCTTCCCTCTAAAAATACCCTGCACATTAGAACGTAAGTCTCCACTTGAGCTTTTCGCTGATGAGGGTGCAGCAGTAAACCTTGAGATTGACTTGCCCCCTCCTGACATAGTCCTCGTACCATATGACAAGGGCTTGCTGTTCTTAGCATCTTGCTGCAATTGACGTTTAGCTTTAGTTGCTTGATGTACCAAATCAATAAGATGACGGTACGGATGAAACTCAACAATGCGCTGGATATTGCGATGTAACCCAGCCATGAAACGTGCAATAGTTTGGTCTTCATCTTCACACACATCGGCTCTAATCATAGCTTTCTCCATCTCTTTATAATACTCCTCAACAAAGAGGCTTCCTTGCTTCATATTCTACAATTTATCAAAAAGATCACGCCGATAGTGCTTCGGCACAAAACGAATTCTCATTTCTTGCTTCATCTCATCCCATGTTGCAATAGGGTTTTCTCCATCTTCTTCTCGATCATGCAGAAGTTGTTCCCACCATATCAGAGCATATCCATCAAACTCAAGAGATGCCATGGCTAATTTCTTCTCCTCTGAATAATTATGCAAGCGAAATATCTTGTCCACCTTCAACTCCCAAGTGAAGTAAGCTTCAGGATCAAATCCTCCATCAAATTTTGGCATGGTAAATTTCAGTTTGCCAAACCTCTCCTCATGGTTGCCTCTTCTACGATGTCGGCGACCACCATGATATTGGGAATGATTATCTTCATCCACATCTTCAGATTCATCACTGTCATCATTTCTtcgacctcgtcctcttcctctacCATGTGCAGCACCTTGGTTTCTCCTTACTTGTTCTCTTGCTCTTCTTGCAGCAGCTCTTCCATCACTATCTTCTCCATCTTCACCATGGTTGCTTGCACCATCATGAGGTTGACAATGCCCTCTGATTTCAGTCAAAAGAGCCTGAAGATCTCGGGTCAACCGATCTTGCTTCTCTTCCATGCTTTGCCGGAGTTCATTAAATTGTGTCATAGTAACACAATCTTCTATCTCAACACCACCCATCTCCTATGTAAGGTTAGCTGAATACGAACAATAGGTATTTATGAAAAAAAATTGGTAGCTCTCACAACCTCACCTCTTGTACCAACCGAAGCTCTTATGAAGTCCCTGTGGGTTACAGGAAAAAAAACAGTGTGTGGTGGTAACGAAAGCTTTGATACCAGATGATACGATGCGATGTCCCGATCTTCATGAcgtaggatcaatcaccagataactagctgaagaacagctagataacttgctgcaggcagcgataactagtgcaacctagcaaataaaactcgaagccaaccaccgtctttaaccggcaacctgaatcgaggattcgcccaaccacactctcaagaaaccaaccaacacaacctacaatcaatcaaggtaaacctcgaagggagtaggagcaccaattgggagcggatgaagccaccgcttctgtaaatcccgcaaaggaaatcacaagagcaaaggggtagagatcactctcaatatttgttagcacacagctgaacaaaaGGGGTTCTATATTTCAAATATCAAAAGTCTTcttttgcttaggagtacatggatatttatactaggaacaaccctcctagataggtataaacacgaAAAGGAAATGAAAAGGCAGGCTATGTGAACAGACTTCCACGAAATGGGTTTCTGAGCAGTTTCCGCATGGCTGTTGGTCTTCTGCGCAGTCTTTAGTGTTTTGGCAATAACTCCATCTTGGAAAATCCAAAAGACGTGTGGTTGGTTgtgttggaaagctaacttgataaggtttcacaccatgtatagcatgcaccacgaaatattatagaatggtacagtttaatatgagaagttgtaccaatatcatgtcccgagaagactgttaaccctctgagcagtctacactaaagctggtcggatctgcactaaaactggtcggctctagtcggccttgaagcattagaaactagacttcacaagctttccaaaaagtcctcatggacctccatagccttcaggaataaaaagttatgatattttcttcttgacagtACTGTCAGTTTTGAGCGGTCTGACCAGTATGCACTAAGCTGGTTGGATTTCATTAGTTACTGCTCAGAACTGCTcggcattagcatcattggaaagtagactcaataagctttccaaaatgtgcttattcaccttcatagcctctaggaatcaaaagttatgaatatttctttctaACTGTTCTACAGGACTTCTCTGTGGTCAtcaccttgtgtgttcttgccatactctttagtgaacttgagcaacaacaatgtgcacgacttaggcagtatataattctcattaatattaaattgaacttcataaagtagcgcgttcacctcttgttgtagcttttttgct belongs to Miscanthus floridulus cultivar M001 chromosome 4, ASM1932011v1, whole genome shotgun sequence and includes:
- the LOC136548450 gene encoding uncharacterized protein, with the translated sequence MEKAMIRADVCEDEDQTIARFMAGLHRNIQRIVEFHPYRHLIDLVHQATKAKRQLQQDAKNSKPLSYGTRTMSGGGKSISRFTAAPSSAKSSSGDLRSNVQGIFRGKNTAAQGMSSKPSASTTTSVGSTAKSSGIQCFKCGGRGHVIKECPNNRVIIVKDNGEYESASQEEVEEEYDDEAHEDEEHTRCEFEQGAALVVAQILSVQMKEAENGQRHNLFQTRAKVQDKVVKVIIDGGSCHNIASREMVDKLGLKLQRHPHPYHVQWLNDSGDIKIGYRVKVPFKIGEYVDIVECDVAPMSVCHLLLGRPWQYDRYTQRCGRTNQYTLDLKGKKFVLKPMMPQQIMAEHLQKQTKISPASEGTEEQKKLSAIHNSDYEDIFQKKHW